One Lentibacillus cibarius DNA window includes the following coding sequences:
- the tnpA gene encoding IS66 family insertion sequence element accessory protein TnpA, translated as MTLKDKRIEWKSRYDAWKESGQTIAEWCRDQEIKVHQMYYWVRRFDNDRISAEPEPTQWLTVQVDDEITSSEGQESIFIHYGVISVEVRPGANVSLLSDIIHVLHNQC; from the coding sequence ATGACCCTAAAAGACAAAAGAATAGAATGGAAATCGCGATATGACGCTTGGAAAGAAAGCGGGCAAACGATTGCTGAATGGTGCCGGGATCAAGAAATTAAAGTCCACCAAATGTATTATTGGGTAAGGCGATTTGATAACGATAGGATTTCTGCCGAACCGGAACCAACACAATGGCTCACCGTCCAGGTGGACGATGAAATCACATCTTCTGAAGGACAGGAATCTATCTTTATTCACTATGGTGTCATATCCGTTGAAGTACGTCCGGGAGCCAACGTCAGCTTACTGTCCGATATCATTCATGTCCTGCACAACCAATGTTGA
- a CDS encoding macro domain-containing protein — translation MIILKQGNLLNDEAEALVNTVNCVGVMGKGIALQFKQAYPKMFTEYQKACRQEEMQPGKMHVVDTKSLFNPKFIINFPTKRHWKSRSRKEDIESGLVDLVKVVKDLGLKSIALPPLGCGNGGLKWSEIRPKIEKAFEQIPDVEVHLYEPAGSPKPDQIKIKTNPPKMTRARALFLMLMNDYSIPGYKLSLLEIQKLAYFLQNVGEPLRLRFEKGKFGPYADNLNHVLQRIDGHFIRGFGDRSRDAEIYLMRNAAEKAETFLKDDESASKHLEAVRKIIHGFETPYGLELLATVHWVAANKPEIQDDIQKIIGEVHSWNERKKKIFKEKHIGKAWEHLEENKF, via the coding sequence ATGATTATTTTAAAACAAGGCAATCTTCTTAATGATGAAGCGGAAGCATTGGTTAATACAGTAAACTGTGTTGGGGTTATGGGTAAAGGAATTGCCCTTCAATTTAAACAGGCTTACCCCAAAATGTTTACTGAATACCAAAAAGCATGTAGGCAGGAAGAAATGCAGCCCGGTAAAATGCATGTTGTTGATACTAAATCACTATTTAATCCTAAATTCATTATTAATTTCCCAACAAAACGTCACTGGAAAAGCAGATCCCGAAAAGAAGATATTGAATCTGGTTTAGTTGATTTAGTAAAAGTCGTAAAGGATTTGGGGTTAAAATCTATTGCGCTACCACCTCTTGGTTGTGGTAATGGAGGACTCAAATGGTCTGAGATACGTCCGAAAATTGAAAAAGCATTTGAGCAAATACCTGATGTTGAAGTTCATCTCTATGAACCCGCGGGGAGTCCTAAACCTGATCAAATAAAAATTAAAACTAATCCTCCGAAAATGACTAGGGCAAGAGCATTATTTTTAATGCTAATGAATGATTACTCGATTCCGGGATATAAGTTATCACTACTAGAGATTCAAAAATTGGCTTATTTCCTTCAGAATGTTGGTGAACCTCTTCGATTAAGATTTGAAAAAGGAAAATTCGGTCCCTATGCTGATAATCTTAATCATGTATTACAACGTATAGATGGTCACTTTATTCGAGGGTTTGGAGATAGAAGTAGAGACGCCGAAATTTATTTAATGAGGAATGCAGCAGAAAAGGCAGAAACATTTCTAAAAGATGATGAATCAGCATCCAAGCATCTTGAAGCAGTACGGAAAATAATTCATGGATTTGAAACTCCATACGGTTTGGAATTACTGGCAACTGTTCATTGGGTTGCAGCGAACAAACCAGAAATACAAGACGATATACAAAAAATTATAGGGGAAGTTCATAGTTGGAATGAGCGGAAGAAGAAAATATTTAAAGAGAAGCATATTGGGAAGGCTTGGGAGCATTTGGAAGAGAATAAATTTTAA
- the tagD gene encoding glycerol-3-phosphate cytidylyltransferase yields MKTILTYGTFDLLHYGHINLLRRAKNLGDYLIVGLSTDTFNHQKGKKSYFRYDERKILLESIRYVDSVIPESNWEQKIWDIENFMVDTLVMGDDWEGRFDYLSSYCKVKYLSRTPTVSTKKIKRDLKKVLT; encoded by the coding sequence ATGAAAACAATATTAACTTATGGAACCTTTGACTTACTTCATTATGGACATATTAATTTATTAAGACGTGCTAAAAATCTGGGGGATTATTTGATTGTTGGACTATCAACAGATACTTTTAATCATCAAAAAGGAAAGAAAAGTTACTTTAGATATGATGAAAGAAAGATATTACTAGAGTCAATACGATACGTGGATTCTGTTATACCTGAAAGTAATTGGGAACAAAAAATCTGGGATATAGAGAACTTTATGGTTGATACATTGGTTATGGGTGATGATTGGGAAGGGCGTTTCGATTATTTAAGCAGTTATTGTAAAGTGAAATATCTTAGTAGAACACCAACAGTATCAACTAAAAAAATCAAACGTGATCTTAAGAAGGTTTTAACATAA